The [Flavobacterium] thermophilum genome has a segment encoding these proteins:
- the aceA gene encoding Isocitrate lyase, translating into MASFAERVRQLEESWKNEERWKGIVRPYSAEDVIKLRGSIDIEHTLARRGAEKLWKLLHTEDYVHALGALTGNQAVQQVKAGLKAIYLSGWQVAADANLAGQMYPDQSLYPSNSVPHVVKRINQALQRADQIQYLEGSGDIDYFVPIVADAEAGFGGQLNVFELMKAMIEAGAAGVHFEDQLSSEKKCGHLGGKVLLPTQTAVRNLIAARLAADVMGVPTVLIARTDANAADLITSDIDPRDQQFITGERTPEGFYRTRAGLDQAIARGLAYAPYADLIWCETSEPNLEEARRFAEAIHEKFPGKLLAYNCSPSFNWKKKLDDETIAKFQQELGKMGYKFQFVTLAGFHALNYSMFELARGYKERGMAAYAELQQAEFAAEKYGYTATRHQREVGTGYFDEVAQVISGGQASTVALKGSTEEEQFTTA; encoded by the coding sequence ATGGCGTCATTTGCTGAACGTGTCCGACAATTAGAGGAAAGCTGGAAAAATGAAGAGCGCTGGAAAGGGATCGTCCGCCCGTACAGCGCCGAAGATGTCATTAAACTGCGCGGCTCGATCGATATTGAGCATACGCTCGCTCGGCGCGGCGCAGAAAAACTATGGAAACTGCTCCATACCGAAGACTATGTCCACGCGCTTGGTGCGTTGACGGGGAATCAGGCCGTGCAACAAGTGAAAGCCGGGTTGAAAGCCATTTATTTAAGCGGATGGCAGGTGGCAGCCGACGCCAACCTCGCCGGGCAAATGTATCCGGACCAAAGCTTGTATCCGTCCAACAGTGTTCCGCACGTCGTCAAACGCATTAATCAGGCGTTGCAGCGCGCTGATCAAATTCAATATTTGGAAGGTAGTGGAGACATCGACTACTTTGTTCCGATCGTGGCTGATGCCGAGGCGGGGTTCGGCGGCCAGCTGAACGTGTTTGAGCTCATGAAAGCGATGATCGAAGCGGGAGCGGCCGGTGTCCATTTTGAAGACCAGCTGTCATCGGAGAAAAAATGCGGACATTTGGGCGGAAAGGTGCTTTTGCCGACGCAAACGGCGGTGCGCAACTTGATCGCGGCGCGGCTTGCCGCCGATGTCATGGGCGTTCCGACCGTGCTCATCGCCCGCACGGACGCCAATGCGGCCGACTTGATTACGAGCGACATTGATCCGCGCGATCAACAGTTTATTACCGGTGAACGGACGCCGGAAGGATTTTACCGCACGCGTGCAGGGCTCGATCAGGCGATCGCCCGTGGACTTGCCTATGCGCCGTACGCCGACCTTATTTGGTGCGAAACGAGCGAACCGAATTTGGAAGAAGCGCGCCGGTTTGCGGAAGCCATTCACGAAAAATTCCCTGGCAAGCTGCTGGCGTACAACTGCTCACCGTCGTTCAACTGGAAGAAAAAATTGGACGATGAAACGATCGCCAAATTCCAGCAAGAGCTCGGCAAAATGGGGTACAAGTTCCAGTTCGTTACTCTGGCTGGATTCCACGCGCTCAACTACAGCATGTTTGAACTGGCGCGCGGCTACAAAGAACGCGGCATGGCTGCATACGCCGAACTGCAGCAAGCAGAATTTGCCGCTGAAAAATATGGCTACACTGCAACGCGCCATCAACGCGAAGTCGGCACCGGCTATTTTGATGAAGTCGCCCAAGTCATCTCCGGCGGTCAAGCATCCACCGTCGCCTTGAA
- the ypmQ_2 gene encoding BsSco, whose protein sequence is MRKWYTIAACLVLFGIGAGIFYFTVYKPSAARLPHDVTMETAWGRPYAFGDLPPKVRLVEFIYTNCPDICPNTTMQMAKLRDRLESAGVFGRDVEFITITIDPARDTKEKLQTYARTFGVTGDGQGWVFLRGSEDETKKTADAFDFQYRDPGNGMIVHTALAYLLDRDGRVIEQVGMGTSRFHVDDVYETIMNELP, encoded by the coding sequence ATGAGAAAGTGGTATACGATAGCAGCGTGCCTCGTACTGTTCGGAATCGGCGCCGGCATCTTTTACTTTACCGTTTATAAGCCATCTGCCGCGCGCCTTCCCCACGATGTCACAATGGAAACTGCCTGGGGGCGTCCGTATGCGTTCGGCGACTTGCCGCCGAAAGTGCGGCTCGTTGAGTTTATTTATACAAACTGTCCGGATATTTGTCCGAATACGACAATGCAAATGGCGAAACTGCGCGACCGGCTGGAAAGCGCCGGTGTATTTGGGCGGGATGTCGAATTTATCACCATCACGATTGATCCGGCCCGCGACACGAAAGAAAAGCTGCAAACATATGCCCGCACGTTTGGCGTAACCGGCGACGGGCAAGGCTGGGTATTTTTGCGCGGCAGCGAGGACGAAACAAAAAAAACAGCCGACGCCTTCGATTTTCAATACCGAGACCCGGGCAACGGGATGATTGTGCATACAGCGCTCGCGTACTTGCTTGACCGCGATGGCCGCGTCATTGAGCAGGTCGGGATGGGGACTTCGCGGTTTCACGTCGATGACGTATATGAAACCATTATGAATGAGTTGCCGTAA
- a CDS encoding Predicted membrane protein, with protein sequence MNSTIVWMIIGMGVVTYLPRLLPFVLLGRIQLPPFWQGVLKNVPYAVLGALIIPDVFFIQDDVVFGAIGFAAAVIAAWFGANVMVVVLAAVAVLSLYSLVV encoded by the coding sequence ATGAATAGCACGATCGTCTGGATGATCATCGGCATGGGAGTCGTGACGTACTTGCCCCGCCTGCTGCCGTTTGTGCTGCTCGGCCGCATCCAGCTGCCGCCGTTTTGGCAAGGGGTGCTGAAAAACGTGCCGTATGCAGTGCTTGGGGCGCTCATTATTCCTGACGTTTTTTTCATCCAAGATGATGTTGTGTTCGGAGCCATTGGTTTTGCGGCGGCTGTCATCGCGGCTTGGTTCGGGGCCAATGTCATGGTCGTCGTTCTTGCCGCGGTTGCGGTCCTCAGTCTGTATTCGCTCGTCGTTTGA
- the ygaZ gene encoding Inner membrane protein YgaZ: METTWEAGKMAPFRQGVQAGVAIAIGYTPIALAFGLLAKTTGLTLGETVLMSLVVFAGASQYIALSLIAAGTGALEIVLTTFILNIRHFLMSASLSEKAEPDAFWKKALYAFGITDETFSVAAMKEGTVNASYMFGLIAMAYGSWVVNSGIGHAVGASLPESLQESMSIALYAMFIGLLVPALKKQRKIVWLAGLSALFNSIGTFVLHLSKGWSIVLATLLSAVIVQWLAKEGGNGDE; the protein is encoded by the coding sequence GTGGAAACGACATGGGAAGCTGGCAAGATGGCGCCGTTTCGCCAAGGAGTGCAAGCGGGGGTGGCGATCGCCATTGGCTATACGCCGATTGCGCTCGCTTTTGGACTACTCGCCAAGACGACCGGGCTGACGCTTGGCGAAACGGTGCTGATGAGCCTTGTTGTCTTTGCCGGCGCTTCGCAATATATTGCCCTCAGTTTGATTGCCGCCGGCACCGGGGCGTTGGAAATCGTGTTGACGACGTTTATTTTAAATATTCGCCATTTTTTAATGTCCGCTTCCCTGAGCGAAAAAGCCGAGCCGGATGCATTTTGGAAAAAAGCGTTGTACGCCTTTGGCATCACCGATGAAACGTTTTCAGTGGCCGCGATGAAAGAGGGGACGGTCAACGCTTCGTATATGTTTGGATTGATTGCCATGGCGTACGGCAGCTGGGTGGTCAATTCCGGCATTGGGCATGCCGTAGGGGCGAGCCTGCCGGAAAGCCTGCAGGAAAGCATGTCGATCGCCTTGTACGCCATGTTTATCGGGCTGCTTGTGCCGGCGTTGAAAAAGCAACGGAAAATCGTATGGCTGGCGGGGCTGTCCGCTTTGTTTAATTCCATCGGCACGTTTGTTCTTCACTTGTCGAAAGGATGGTCGATCGTGTTGGCTACGTTGCTGTCGGCTGTCATCGTTCAATGGCTGGCGAAAGAAGGAGGAAACGGCGATGAATAG
- the dat gene encoding D-alanine aminotransferase, with product MTVKAYVLTERGFLRSEQVAYPMEERGLQFGDGVYEVVRLYSGTYIWLHEHLDRLYRSAAAIRLAVPFSHEELAERLEQLRRMNDVREDAILYLQVTRGSFPRSHAFPAENRPNLYAYIQPMARKTEEMARGVRAILTKDVRWEYCCIKSLNLLPNVLAKQEAVERGAFEAILHRDGVVTEGSSSNIFLVKHKTVYTHPTTERILNGIVRTKVKEFCAELGIPFIEKAFSVSSLAEADELFLTSTTSAITPIVQVEETLIGNGEPGDVTKALQAAYQKATKPLPTA from the coding sequence ATGACCGTAAAAGCATATGTTTTGACCGAACGCGGCTTCCTTCGTTCCGAACAAGTCGCCTATCCGATGGAAGAACGCGGCTTGCAGTTTGGCGACGGCGTCTACGAAGTCGTTCGTCTATACAGCGGCACGTACATCTGGCTCCATGAACATCTAGACCGCCTATACCGCTCGGCGGCGGCCATTCGCCTCGCCGTTCCGTTCAGCCATGAAGAGTTGGCTGAGCGGCTCGAGCAGCTGCGCCGCATGAACGATGTGCGCGAAGATGCCATTTTGTATTTGCAAGTGACGCGGGGGAGCTTCCCGCGCAGCCATGCATTTCCGGCCGAAAACCGGCCGAATTTGTACGCCTACATTCAGCCGATGGCGCGAAAAACGGAGGAAATGGCGCGCGGCGTGCGCGCGATTTTGACCAAAGACGTCCGCTGGGAGTACTGCTGCATTAAAAGCTTGAACTTGCTGCCGAACGTACTTGCAAAACAAGAAGCCGTCGAGCGCGGAGCGTTTGAAGCGATTCTCCACCGCGACGGCGTCGTGACCGAGGGAAGTTCATCGAACATTTTCCTTGTCAAGCACAAAACCGTCTATACTCACCCAACGACGGAGCGGATTTTAAACGGCATCGTCCGCACCAAAGTGAAGGAATTTTGCGCTGAACTTGGCATTCCGTTCATCGAAAAGGCGTTTTCCGTCAGCAGTCTCGCCGAAGCCGATGAACTGTTTTTGACGAGCACCACCTCGGCGATCACCCCGATCGTCCAAGTAGAAGAAACATTGATCGGAAACGGTGAACCGGGGGACGTGACGAAAGCGCTGCAAGCCGCCTATCAAAAGGCGACCAAGCCGCTTCCAACCGCTTGA
- the metN2 gene encoding Methionine import ATP-binding protein MetN 2 — protein sequence MLELKRITKVFNEGTADEKVALRGIDLTLAPGDFVTVIGSNGAGKSTLMNIISGRLSPDTGEVWINGRNVTALKEHARARYIGRVFQDPMAGTAPHMTIEENLALAYNRTRRRTLRLGVTREKRKWFRETLQTLHLGLEDRLAAKVGLLSGGERQALSLLMATFTKPDVLLLDEHTAALDPARAELVTELTKEIVRQHQLTTLMVTHNMEQAIRLGNRLIMMDGGQIIFTAEGEEKEKLTVERLLEEFQRIRGSRFASDRAVLGS from the coding sequence TTGCTGGAGCTAAAACGAATTACAAAAGTATTTAACGAAGGAACTGCTGATGAAAAAGTCGCCTTGCGGGGGATTGATTTAACGCTGGCCCCCGGCGATTTTGTCACGGTCATCGGCAGCAACGGCGCCGGAAAGTCGACGTTGATGAATATCATTTCCGGCCGGCTGTCCCCTGATACGGGTGAAGTGTGGATCAACGGCCGCAACGTCACGGCGCTCAAAGAACATGCCCGCGCCCGCTACATCGGCCGCGTGTTTCAAGATCCGATGGCCGGCACCGCCCCCCATATGACGATCGAGGAAAATTTGGCGCTCGCTTACAACCGAACAAGACGGCGCACGCTGCGTCTTGGTGTAACAAGAGAAAAGCGAAAGTGGTTTCGGGAAACGCTGCAAACGCTCCATTTAGGGCTCGAAGACCGGCTCGCCGCTAAAGTCGGCCTTCTCTCCGGCGGGGAGCGGCAGGCGCTTTCACTGTTGATGGCCACATTCACAAAGCCGGATGTGCTCTTGCTTGATGAACATACCGCCGCCCTCGACCCGGCGCGGGCCGAGCTTGTCACCGAATTGACGAAGGAAATTGTCAGACAGCATCAGTTGACGACGCTGATGGTCACGCACAATATGGAGCAGGCGATTCGCCTTGGCAACCGGCTCATCATGATGGATGGAGGGCAAATTATTTTCACGGCCGAGGGAGAGGAAAAAGAAAAATTGACAGTCGAGCGGCTGTTGGAAGAGTTTCAGCGCATCCGCGGCAGCCGGTTTGCGAGCGACCGCGCTGTGCTCGGTTCATAA
- a CDS encoding ABC-type uncharacterized transport system, permease component, whose product MSAAMFGSVEAGLIYAVMALGVYLSFRVLDFPDLTVDGSFVTGASVAAVLITGGADPFAASAAALAAGFAAGALTGLLHTKGKINPLLSGILMMIALYSINLRIMGKSNVPLLQQETVITKITAAWRQSGLDETLNKLFSFTGFAPRTWAVLVSMAVVALVVKWLLDWLLKTEVGIALRATGDNKPMVASFSANTDWLIVFGLGLSNALVALSGALVAQYGGFSDVGMGIGMIVIGLASVIIGEALFGARSVARATWAVIGGAIVYRLILALALRVEFLETGDVKLITAAIVILALIVPNVAAAQKEKQRKKRKAAQLERGETVAGAKTNYKSI is encoded by the coding sequence ATGTCGGCAGCGATGTTTGGTTCGGTGGAAGCGGGGTTGATTTATGCGGTGATGGCGCTTGGCGTCTATTTGTCATTCCGCGTGCTGGATTTTCCGGATTTAACGGTTGACGGCAGCTTTGTCACCGGCGCTTCGGTCGCCGCGGTGCTCATCACAGGCGGAGCGGATCCGTTTGCTGCGTCGGCTGCAGCGCTTGCGGCCGGCTTTGCCGCCGGGGCGCTGACCGGGCTTTTGCATACGAAAGGGAAAATCAATCCGCTTTTATCCGGCATTTTAATGATGATTGCTTTATATTCCATCAATTTGCGCATCATGGGAAAGTCGAATGTACCGCTGTTGCAGCAAGAAACGGTCATCACGAAAATCACTGCCGCCTGGCGGCAATCCGGATTGGATGAGACGCTCAACAAGCTGTTTTCTTTCACCGGGTTTGCGCCGCGGACGTGGGCGGTGCTCGTTTCGATGGCCGTCGTCGCGCTCGTGGTGAAATGGCTGCTCGATTGGCTGTTGAAAACGGAAGTCGGAATCGCGCTGCGGGCGACCGGGGACAACAAACCGATGGTGGCCAGTTTTTCCGCCAACACTGACTGGTTGATCGTCTTCGGACTCGGGCTGTCGAATGCGTTGGTCGCTTTGTCTGGGGCGCTTGTTGCCCAGTATGGCGGATTCAGCGACGTCGGCATGGGAATCGGGATGATCGTCATCGGACTTGCGTCTGTCATCATCGGAGAGGCGCTGTTTGGCGCCCGTTCGGTTGCGCGAGCGACATGGGCGGTGATTGGCGGCGCCATTGTGTATCGGCTCATTTTGGCGCTTGCGCTGCGGGTTGAGTTTTTGGAGACGGGCGATGTAAAGTTGATCACGGCGGCGATTGTGATACTGGCGCTGATCGTCCCGAACGTGGCGGCGGCGCAAAAAGAAAAACAGAGGAAAAAACGGAAAGCAGCACAGCTTGAGAGGGGAGAGACGGTTGCTGGAGCTAAAACGAATTACAAAAGTATTTAA
- a CDS encoding ABC-type uncharacterized transport system, periplasmic component, protein MGQSIRRFAAVCAAGFLLLGGCGGAKETATNSEGSGGQGGKEKTYHIGVTQIVEHPSLDAARKGFQQALKDKGLSVEYDVQIAQGDQSNNQTIANNFVSDGVDLIFANSTPSVQAALNATKDIPIVFTSVTDPVGAQLVQSMEKPGGNVTGTTDTHPEAIPKTVQFIDKYIKGNRVGMVYNAGEQNSVAQIEQVKKAMQGTDLQVVSASVSTSAEVKQATESLVGKVDCLYIITDNTVVSALESVIQVANEHDIPLFVGELDSVKRGGFAAYGFDYYDIGYEAGEMAAQILQDGKKPADLPVQYPQKLKLVINKKAAQEMGIELNPEWDSIAEYIE, encoded by the coding sequence ATGGGCCAATCGATTCGGCGGTTCGCCGCGGTGTGTGCAGCCGGCTTTTTATTGCTTGGCGGCTGCGGCGGAGCGAAAGAAACGGCAACAAACAGCGAGGGAAGCGGCGGACAAGGCGGGAAGGAAAAAACATACCATATCGGCGTGACGCAAATTGTCGAGCATCCGTCGCTCGATGCGGCGCGCAAGGGATTCCAGCAGGCGTTAAAAGACAAAGGGCTGTCCGTTGAGTATGACGTGCAAATCGCCCAAGGCGACCAAAGCAACAACCAAACGATCGCCAATAATTTTGTTTCGGACGGCGTCGACTTGATTTTCGCCAACTCAACGCCAAGCGTGCAGGCGGCGCTCAATGCGACAAAAGACATTCCAATCGTGTTCACTTCGGTGACCGACCCGGTCGGCGCACAGCTTGTCCAATCGATGGAAAAGCCGGGCGGCAATGTGACGGGAACGACCGATACGCACCCGGAGGCCATTCCGAAAACGGTGCAGTTTATTGACAAATATATCAAAGGCAACCGTGTCGGCATGGTCTACAACGCCGGCGAACAAAACTCCGTCGCTCAAATCGAGCAGGTGAAAAAGGCGATGCAAGGAACCGATTTGCAAGTCGTTTCGGCGTCGGTATCGACCTCGGCTGAAGTGAAGCAGGCAACGGAATCGCTTGTCGGCAAAGTGGACTGCCTGTATATCATCACTGACAACACGGTGGTGTCCGCGTTGGAATCGGTCATTCAAGTGGCGAACGAGCATGACATTCCGCTGTTTGTCGGCGAGCTTGATTCTGTGAAGCGCGGCGGGTTTGCGGCGTATGGGTTCGACTATTATGACATCGGTTATGAAGCCGGGGAAATGGCGGCGCAAATTTTGCAGGACGGCAAAAAGCCGGCCGATCTGCCGGTTCAGTATCCGCAAAAATTGAAGCTTGTCATCAACAAAAAAGCCGCGCAAGAAATGGGGATTGAGCTCAATCCGGAATGGGATTCGATCGCTGAGTATATTGAATAA
- the fadD_7 gene encoding Long-chain-fatty-acid--CoA ligase, which produces MNLTTRLAQIAKQLPDKEAYVFMGERCTYQQLDAAVSRFADGLAQLGIRRGDHIALLLGNSPQFVIGLYGALRLGATVIPINPIYTPEEIGYILLNGDVKAVIGLDLLAPLFVEAKKRLPLLEHAIVCETPEGKEKGVSLSEGMKSFAEVLADGSPDFTGPELGDDDVAVILYTSGTTGKPKGAMLTHKNIYSNAQDTADYLGINENDRVIAALPMFHVFCLTVALNAPLMNGGTVLIMPKFSPAKLFQLAREEKATIFAGVPTMYNFLYQYEGGSADDLRTLRLCISGGASMPVALLENFEKKFNVIISEGYGLSEASPVTCFNPLDRPRKPGSIGTSIKNVENKVVNEYGEEVPVGEVGELVVRGPNVMKGYYKMPEETAAALRDGWLHTGDLARMDEEGYFYIVDRKKEMIIVGGYNVYPREVEEVLYSHPGVVEAAVIGVPDPDYGEAVRAFVVKKQPELAEEQLLAYCRERLAKYKVPSEIRFLDELPKNATGKILRRALKEQLASSHA; this is translated from the coding sequence ATGAACTTAACGACGCGGTTGGCGCAAATCGCCAAACAACTACCGGACAAAGAAGCGTACGTGTTTATGGGGGAACGATGCACGTATCAACAATTGGACGCCGCGGTGTCGCGGTTTGCCGACGGATTGGCGCAGCTTGGCATTCGCCGGGGGGATCACATCGCCTTATTGCTTGGCAATTCGCCGCAATTTGTCATCGGCCTGTACGGGGCGCTGCGGCTCGGAGCGACCGTCATCCCGATCAATCCGATTTATACGCCGGAAGAAATTGGGTATATTTTGCTTAATGGCGACGTCAAAGCGGTAATCGGGCTCGATTTGCTCGCTCCGTTGTTTGTGGAGGCGAAGAAGCGGCTTCCGCTGCTCGAGCATGCGATCGTTTGTGAAACGCCGGAAGGGAAGGAGAAAGGTGTTTCGCTGTCGGAAGGGATGAAATCGTTTGCAGAAGTGTTGGCGGACGGCAGCCCGGACTTTACCGGACCTGAACTGGGTGATGACGATGTCGCCGTCATTTTGTATACATCCGGAACAACCGGCAAGCCGAAAGGGGCGATGCTCACTCATAAAAACATATACAGCAATGCGCAAGATACGGCTGATTATTTAGGCATCAATGAAAACGATCGCGTCATCGCCGCGTTGCCGATGTTTCATGTCTTTTGCTTGACCGTGGCGCTCAATGCCCCGCTGATGAACGGCGGAACGGTGCTCATCATGCCAAAGTTCAGCCCAGCAAAGTTGTTTCAGCTGGCCCGAGAGGAAAAGGCGACGATTTTTGCCGGCGTGCCGACGATGTACAATTTCCTTTATCAGTACGAAGGTGGAAGCGCGGACGATTTGCGGACGCTCCGCCTTTGCATCTCAGGAGGCGCTTCAATGCCGGTCGCTTTGCTTGAAAATTTTGAGAAAAAGTTCAACGTCATCATTTCAGAAGGATATGGGCTTTCGGAAGCGTCTCCTGTCACTTGCTTTAATCCTCTCGATCGGCCGCGCAAGCCCGGTTCGATCGGGACAAGCATTAAAAATGTTGAGAACAAGGTCGTCAATGAATACGGTGAAGAAGTGCCTGTCGGCGAAGTCGGTGAACTTGTTGTGCGCGGCCCGAACGTCATGAAAGGGTACTACAAAATGCCGGAAGAAACGGCGGCTGCCTTGCGCGATGGCTGGCTGCACACCGGCGATTTGGCGCGTATGGATGAGGAGGGCTATTTCTACATCGTCGACCGGAAAAAAGAGATGATCATCGTCGGCGGCTACAATGTATATCCGCGTGAGGTCGAGGAAGTGCTGTACAGTCATCCGGGCGTCGTCGAAGCCGCTGTGATCGGCGTGCCGGACCCGGATTACGGAGAGGCGGTGCGGGCGTTTGTGGTGAAGAAACAACCGGAGCTGGCCGAAGAGCAGCTGCTCGCCTACTGCCGTGAACGACTGGCGAAATATAAAGTGCCGAGTGAAATCCGCTTCCTCGATGAGTTGCCGAAAAATGCAACAGGAAAAATCTTGCGGCGGGCGTTAAAAGAGCAGCTCGCGTCTTCCCACGCTTGA
- a CDS encoding ribonuclease Z has protein sequence MKVTVIGYWGGFPAANEATSAYLFEHDGFRMLVDCGSGALAKLQNYTAVENLDAVVVSHYHYDHIADIGPLQYARLIHKNVGADLPVLPIYGHQEDEAAFARLTHSGITEGIPYDPAKVLAVGPFSLSFLKTVHPVPCYAMRITAGGNTVVYTADSSYMPEFIPFAKGADLLICECNFYAGQNAAPAGHMTSEEAAAIAEGAGVGELWLTHLPHIGRHEQLVEEAERTFRGVIRLARTGLVWAQ, from the coding sequence ATGAAAGTGACAGTCATCGGCTATTGGGGAGGGTTTCCCGCCGCCAACGAAGCGACATCCGCTTATTTGTTTGAGCATGACGGGTTTCGCATGCTTGTCGACTGCGGAAGCGGGGCGCTCGCCAAGCTGCAAAACTACACGGCTGTAGAAAACTTGGATGCGGTTGTCGTCTCCCACTATCACTATGATCATATCGCCGATATCGGCCCGCTCCAATATGCGCGCCTCATTCATAAAAATGTAGGGGCGGATTTGCCGGTGCTGCCGATTTACGGCCACCAAGAAGATGAGGCGGCCTTCGCCCGCCTGACGCATAGCGGCATTACGGAAGGGATTCCTTATGACCCGGCCAAGGTGCTTGCGGTCGGTCCGTTTTCGCTTTCATTTTTGAAAACAGTCCATCCGGTTCCGTGTTATGCGATGCGCATCACTGCCGGCGGCAACACGGTCGTGTACACGGCTGATTCGAGCTACATGCCGGAATTTATACCGTTTGCCAAAGGAGCTGACTTGCTCATTTGCGAGTGCAATTTTTACGCCGGACAAAACGCGGCGCCGGCCGGCCATATGACGAGCGAGGAAGCGGCGGCCATCGCCGAGGGGGCGGGCGTTGGTGAACTATGGTTGACGCACTTGCCGCACATTGGCAGGCACGAACAGCTCGTTGAAGAAGCGGAGCGGACGTTCCGCGGCGTTATTCGCCTCGCCCGCACCGGCTTAGTGTGGGCGCAGTAG
- the hemY gene encoding Protoporphyrinogen oxidase — protein MSEGKRTVVIIGGGITGLAAAYYLQKAAKEQHLPVTCKLVEATHRLGGKVQTVVRDGFVIERGPDSFLARKTSAFRLVKEVGLEREIVHNATGKSYILVNGKLHPIPGGAVMGIPTRIAPFVATGLFSPAGKLRAALDFVLPPVKTAGDMPLGRFFRRRLGDEVVDNLIEPLLSGIYAGDIDEMSLMATFPQFFQLEQKYGSLVRGAKRTTPKEQKERKGAFQTLKTGLQSLVEEVEKRLEPGSVVKGARVERIVRVGSAYQLRLSNGETWEADSVIVAVPHHVVPDMFADYPFFAPFRSVPLTSVATVALAFPEEAIRQDIDGTGFVVSRRSDYTLTACTWTHKKWPHTAPPGKALLRGYVGRPGDEEIVDQPDDEIVRVVLDDLSKVMKIDGRPEFAVISRWKRAMPQYTVGHRERLAKIKQHMAAELPGVFLAGSSYEGLGLPDCIDQGEKAVGDVLDYLRQTEQHQPAEMYSRAH, from the coding sequence ATGAGTGAAGGAAAACGGACGGTTGTGATTATCGGCGGCGGCATTACGGGTCTCGCGGCCGCCTACTACTTGCAAAAAGCGGCTAAAGAACAGCATCTGCCAGTGACGTGTAAACTTGTCGAGGCGACGCACCGGCTCGGCGGAAAAGTGCAGACGGTCGTTCGTGACGGTTTTGTCATTGAACGGGGGCCGGACTCGTTTTTGGCGCGGAAAACGAGCGCATTCCGCCTTGTGAAAGAAGTCGGGCTCGAACGGGAAATCGTTCATAATGCGACCGGAAAGTCGTACATTTTGGTCAATGGAAAGCTGCACCCGATTCCAGGCGGAGCGGTGATGGGCATCCCGACGCGCATCGCCCCGTTTGTGGCGACCGGGTTGTTTTCGCCGGCCGGCAAGCTGCGGGCGGCGCTCGACTTCGTGCTGCCGCCGGTGAAAACAGCCGGTGATATGCCGCTTGGCCGCTTTTTTCGCCGCCGTTTAGGCGATGAAGTGGTGGACAATTTGATCGAACCGCTGCTGTCTGGCATTTACGCCGGCGACATCGACGAAATGAGCTTAATGGCAACGTTCCCGCAGTTTTTTCAGCTGGAACAAAAATACGGCAGCCTCGTTCGCGGTGCGAAACGGACGACGCCAAAGGAACAGAAGGAGCGAAAAGGGGCATTTCAGACGTTAAAAACCGGCTTGCAGTCGCTCGTCGAAGAGGTGGAAAAGCGGCTTGAGCCAGGCAGCGTCGTCAAAGGGGCGCGCGTCGAGCGGATCGTCCGCGTCGGTTCAGCGTATCAGCTGCGGCTCAGCAATGGTGAAACGTGGGAGGCGGACAGCGTCATTGTTGCGGTGCCGCACCATGTCGTGCCGGATATGTTCGCTGATTATCCGTTTTTCGCCCCGTTTCGGTCCGTGCCGCTGACGTCGGTGGCAACGGTCGCGCTTGCTTTTCCAGAGGAAGCGATCCGTCAAGATATTGACGGAACTGGGTTTGTTGTCTCGCGCCGCAGCGATTACACGCTGACGGCGTGCACGTGGACGCACAAAAAATGGCCGCACACGGCTCCGCCCGGCAAAGCGCTGCTGCGCGGCTATGTCGGACGCCCGGGCGATGAGGAGATCGTCGATCAACCGGATGACGAGATTGTCCGCGTTGTGTTGGATGATTTAAGTAAAGTGATGAAAATTGACGGCCGGCCGGAGTTTGCCGTCATCTCCCGATGGAAGCGGGCGATGCCGCAATATACGGTCGGGCATCGCGAGCGGCTGGCGAAGATTAAGCAGCATATGGCGGCCGAGTTGCCTGGAGTGTTTTTGGCCGGCAGCTCGTATGAAGGGCTCGGGCTGCCGGATTGCATCGACCAAGGAGAGAAAGCGGTCGGTGATGTGCTTGACTACTTGCGCCAAACGGAACAACACCAGCCGGCCGAGATGTACAGCCGCGCCCATTAG